Proteins found in one Apostichopus japonicus isolate 1M-3 chromosome 16, ASM3797524v1, whole genome shotgun sequence genomic segment:
- the LOC139982621 gene encoding uncharacterized protein isoform X1, with amino-acid sequence MAAMLSQISTFMTLCEKGHSLISNFQPTTYNNQEQQYENLCQELSIIKQIYIDLRNKINSNTDSRNSEQGLLDAIRNLQTVLDKLLAAVRGARLEMQHVGSARRDRLKRIIDEKTKSLHQASETVKLAMSVSQYMSSDRSSSNAAANTANDITGNFEDTVTDGRGSETAESEGHETTDNEINDEPPTFKEISGIIQPHDVITFKNQIFILMDGGINAYNMAGKKIKFYKGDDSFKPFAATFLGNTLWVTDKMSKCVVTFDESFNVTNWFGKDNMEEPAGITSCERENCIYVLTGRKKESARVAKFNADCEFIECYCKGSLEDPWYIKKGSSNRFFISDFARMVVDVYSNDFSNRLYTVNTYKHCRGMDIDDEGNIYISLRNPGNKAQDECVRRYIQHKKEWDLIENSPVPWFWENKSLDFVRGLHYYRCQNKKFVMVVDAGNKRLKVISL; translated from the exons ATGGCCGCCATGCTCAGTCAAATATCCACTTTCATGACGTTGTGTGAAAAGGGTCACTCATTGATATCTAACTTCCAGCCGACTACGTACAACAATCAGGAACAACAATATGAGAATCTATGCCAGGAATTAAGtattattaaacaaatttacatagATTTGAGGAACAAGATTAATAGCAACACCGACTCAAGGAATTCTGAACAAG gATTGCTAGATGCCATACGTAACTTACAAACAGTTTTGGATAAGCTATTGGCAGCTGTCAGAGGAGCCCGCTTGGAAATGCAACATGTTGGAAGTGCAAGGCGAGATCGTTTAAAACGGATCATTGACGAAAAGACCAAGTCCCTGCATCAAGCGAGCGAGACGGTGAAATTGGCAATGAGC GTTTCTCAGTATATGTCATCAGATCGATCTTCTAGTAATGCGGCAGCTAACACGGCTAACGACATAACGGGTAACTTCGAAGACACAGTGACCGATGGCAGGGGTAGTGAAACAGCTGAGTCAGAAG GTCACGAAACAACTGACAATGAAATCAACGACGAACCGCCAACATTCAAAGAAATATCAGGCATAATCCAACCTCACGACGTCATCACGTTCAAGAATCAGATTTTTATATTGATGGACGGAGGAATCAACGCATACAACATGGCAGGAAAGAAGATTAAGTTTTACAAAGGAGATGATAGTTTTAAACCATTTGCCGCAACTTTCCTGGGAAATACTTTATGGGTTACAGACAAGATGAGTAAATGTGTCGTAACATTTGATGAATCATTTAATGTAACGAATTGGTTTGGTAAAGATAACATGGAAGAACCTGCAGGTATTACGTCATGTGAGAGGGAAAATTGTATATACGTATTGACAGGTAGGAAAAAAGAGTCGGCTAGAGTAGCAAAATTTAATGCCGATTGTGAGTTCATAGAATGTTATTGTAAAGGTAGTCTTGAAGATCCTTGGTACATCAAGAAAGGTAGCTCAAATCGTTTTTTCATCTCTGACTTCGCAAGAATGGTCGTTGATGTTTATTCAAATGATTTTAGTAACCGACTTTACACTGTAAACACATATAAACATTGCAGAGGAATGGATATAGATGACGAGGGAAACATTTATATTTCACTGAGAAATCCCGGAAATAAAGCACAAGACGAGTGTGTCCGGCGCTACATTCAACACAAGAAGGAGTGGGATTTGATAGAGAATAGTCCAGTACCGTGGTTTTGGGAAAACAAAAGTTTAGACTTCGTTCGTGGGCTTCACTATTACCGTtgtcaaaataagaaatttgtGATGGTTGTTGATGCTGGTAACAAACGCCTTAAAGTCATTTCATTGTAA
- the LOC139982621 gene encoding uncharacterized protein isoform X2 yields the protein MAAMLSQISTFMTLCEKGHSLISNFQPTTYNNQEQQYENLCQELSIIKQIYIDLRNKINSNTDSRNSEQGLLDAIRNLQTVLDKLLAAVRGARLEMQHVGSARRDRLKRIIDEKTKSLHQASETVKLAMSYMSSDRSSSNAAANTANDITGNFEDTVTDGRGSETAESEGHETTDNEINDEPPTFKEISGIIQPHDVITFKNQIFILMDGGINAYNMAGKKIKFYKGDDSFKPFAATFLGNTLWVTDKMSKCVVTFDESFNVTNWFGKDNMEEPAGITSCERENCIYVLTGRKKESARVAKFNADCEFIECYCKGSLEDPWYIKKGSSNRFFISDFARMVVDVYSNDFSNRLYTVNTYKHCRGMDIDDEGNIYISLRNPGNKAQDECVRRYIQHKKEWDLIENSPVPWFWENKSLDFVRGLHYYRCQNKKFVMVVDAGNKRLKVISL from the exons ATGGCCGCCATGCTCAGTCAAATATCCACTTTCATGACGTTGTGTGAAAAGGGTCACTCATTGATATCTAACTTCCAGCCGACTACGTACAACAATCAGGAACAACAATATGAGAATCTATGCCAGGAATTAAGtattattaaacaaatttacatagATTTGAGGAACAAGATTAATAGCAACACCGACTCAAGGAATTCTGAACAAG gATTGCTAGATGCCATACGTAACTTACAAACAGTTTTGGATAAGCTATTGGCAGCTGTCAGAGGAGCCCGCTTGGAAATGCAACATGTTGGAAGTGCAAGGCGAGATCGTTTAAAACGGATCATTGACGAAAAGACCAAGTCCCTGCATCAAGCGAGCGAGACGGTGAAATTGGCAATGAGC TATATGTCATCAGATCGATCTTCTAGTAATGCGGCAGCTAACACGGCTAACGACATAACGGGTAACTTCGAAGACACAGTGACCGATGGCAGGGGTAGTGAAACAGCTGAGTCAGAAG GTCACGAAACAACTGACAATGAAATCAACGACGAACCGCCAACATTCAAAGAAATATCAGGCATAATCCAACCTCACGACGTCATCACGTTCAAGAATCAGATTTTTATATTGATGGACGGAGGAATCAACGCATACAACATGGCAGGAAAGAAGATTAAGTTTTACAAAGGAGATGATAGTTTTAAACCATTTGCCGCAACTTTCCTGGGAAATACTTTATGGGTTACAGACAAGATGAGTAAATGTGTCGTAACATTTGATGAATCATTTAATGTAACGAATTGGTTTGGTAAAGATAACATGGAAGAACCTGCAGGTATTACGTCATGTGAGAGGGAAAATTGTATATACGTATTGACAGGTAGGAAAAAAGAGTCGGCTAGAGTAGCAAAATTTAATGCCGATTGTGAGTTCATAGAATGTTATTGTAAAGGTAGTCTTGAAGATCCTTGGTACATCAAGAAAGGTAGCTCAAATCGTTTTTTCATCTCTGACTTCGCAAGAATGGTCGTTGATGTTTATTCAAATGATTTTAGTAACCGACTTTACACTGTAAACACATATAAACATTGCAGAGGAATGGATATAGATGACGAGGGAAACATTTATATTTCACTGAGAAATCCCGGAAATAAAGCACAAGACGAGTGTGTCCGGCGCTACATTCAACACAAGAAGGAGTGGGATTTGATAGAGAATAGTCCAGTACCGTGGTTTTGGGAAAACAAAAGTTTAGACTTCGTTCGTGGGCTTCACTATTACCGTtgtcaaaataagaaatttgtGATGGTTGTTGATGCTGGTAACAAACGCCTTAAAGTCATTTCATTGTAA